The Herminiimonas arsenitoxidans genome window below encodes:
- a CDS encoding DUF1329 domain-containing protein, which produces RMAPEFKYDTVSTTSGGILIFDEINGFDGKMDKFDFKLIGKKEMYVPYNSYKFISAATEDTMKKGHANPDLFRWELHRTWMVEATLKAGERHVQKKKVFYVDEDSWIPVIYYSLDQSDKVHHLMHLPVWQQYDWPGPRGGNYVLYDLNRGIYVISPNLREIVLRIPAGTKCHHAQRITSHRTRWLVAECGNLLNQEGAPDSAAFSDRIKRASKNASVRLSSIGCSACSCCTWQGVMELRKFVLAAAVVLSVVHTYSIADSFKDPLDVAAPATHLITSTPLSGIAAAGNRLISVGVRGLIITSEDAGTTWVQRGSPVSSDLLAVNFPTALQGWAVGHDGVVLHSEDGGKNWNKQFDGRMAATQLIARFQKLVDGGDESSKHLLQDMKLNYENGPEQALLDVWFEDAQHGFICGSFGTLLSTADGGKSWQSRIEDVEYGELLHFNAIRSDGKNIYIASEKGIVFRFDRERKRFVPVQTGYQGSYFTLAIDGDTVVAAGLKGNAYRSVDAGKTWSKIDTGVMSTLTAAASAGRGRMLLTSQAGNLLISDDAGRNFKSIRVPRPTLLSGVVPTGTDNVVVVGLSGVQQVKLK; this is translated from the coding sequence TACGTATGGCACCTGAGTTCAAGTACGACACGGTATCGACCACATCGGGCGGCATTCTGATTTTCGATGAAATCAACGGCTTTGACGGCAAGATGGATAAGTTCGATTTCAAACTGATAGGCAAGAAAGAGATGTACGTTCCATATAACTCTTACAAGTTCATCAGTGCTGCGACTGAAGACACGATGAAAAAAGGTCATGCGAACCCGGATCTTTTCCGCTGGGAATTGCATAGAACCTGGATGGTCGAGGCAACTTTGAAAGCTGGTGAGCGTCATGTGCAGAAAAAGAAAGTTTTCTACGTTGACGAAGATAGCTGGATTCCAGTCATCTACTATAGTCTGGATCAGTCCGACAAGGTACATCACTTGATGCATTTGCCGGTATGGCAGCAATACGACTGGCCAGGCCCGCGCGGTGGCAATTATGTGCTCTACGATCTGAACCGCGGCATTTACGTAATCAGTCCAAACCTTCGGGAAATCGTCCTGAGGATACCGGCTGGTACAAAGTGCCACCACGCCCAGCGAATTACTTCACACCGGACGCGATGGCTGGTAGCGGAGTGCGGTAATTTACTGAATCAGGAAGGCGCGCCGGATTCGGCCGCCTTCTCTGATCGCATTAAGAGAGCAAGTAAGAACGCAAGTGTCAGACTGAGCAGTATTGGATGTTCAGCTTGTTCGTGCTGTACCTGGCAAGGAGTTATGGAATTGCGTAAATTCGTATTAGCAGCCGCGGTTGTTCTTTCAGTAGTACACACTTATTCCATCGCAGACAGTTTCAAGGATCCTCTTGATGTCGCTGCTCCTGCTACCCATCTGATCACGAGCACACCGCTGTCGGGAATAGCCGCAGCCGGCAATCGTCTTATTTCGGTTGGTGTACGTGGTCTCATTATTACTTCCGAAGATGCGGGTACGACTTGGGTGCAGCGAGGCTCCCCGGTATCTTCTGATTTACTGGCAGTGAATTTTCCTACGGCGTTGCAAGGCTGGGCAGTAGGGCATGACGGCGTCGTGTTACATAGCGAAGACGGCGGGAAAAATTGGAACAAGCAGTTTGACGGCCGTATGGCCGCTACGCAGTTGATCGCACGCTTCCAGAAACTTGTCGATGGCGGCGATGAAAGTAGCAAGCATTTGCTGCAGGACATGAAACTGAATTATGAAAATGGACCGGAGCAGGCCTTGCTGGATGTCTGGTTTGAGGACGCGCAGCACGGTTTTATCTGTGGTTCCTTCGGTACCTTGCTATCGACCGCGGATGGCGGCAAGAGCTGGCAGTCGCGCATCGAGGATGTCGAATATGGTGAGCTGCTGCATTTCAATGCTATCCGCTCTGATGGTAAAAATATTTATATCGCGTCGGAAAAGGGGATTGTGTTTCGCTTTGATCGCGAGCGCAAACGCTTCGTTCCGGTACAGACTGGTTACCAAGGTAGTTATTTCACCCTGGCGATCGATGGCGACACTGTGGTCGCGGCTGGTCTGAAAGGCAATGCCTATCGTTCGGTCGATGCCGGGAAAACATGGAGCAAAATCGACACTGGTGTGATGTCGACGCTGACTGCTGCAGCTTCTGCTGGACGCGGGCGCATGCTGCTGACCAGTCAGGCCGGCAATCTTTTGATTAGCGACGATGCTGGTCGCAATTTCAAGTCCATACGTGTCCCACGTCCTACTTTGCTGTCGGGCGTTGTGCCGACGGGAAC